The Rubricoccus marinus nucleotide sequence TCTCTGACCTGCTGCGCCGATACCGCGACCGGCCCGAGACGGCCTCGAAGGCGATCCGGTCGCTGTGGCAGACGATGAAGACCGGCGGCTTCGACGGGGGCATCGGCGACGAGGTCCGGCACTTCAACGGCCCGCTCTTCGACGACCCGTCGGCGCCGGAGCTCACGTCGCCCCAGCTCGACCTGCTCATCGAGGCGGCGGACGCGGTATGGACGGACGTCGAGCCCTCCATCTTCGGGACGCTCATCGAGCAGGCCTTGAACCCCATCGAGCGGCACCGCCTCGGCGCCCACTACACGCCGCGCGCGTACGTCGAGCGGCTGGTCGTGCCGACGGTCGTCGAGCCGCTCCGGGAGGAGTGGGAAGCCGCGCAGGCGGCGGCGCAGCTCGAAGAGGACGCCGGGAACGAAGCGGCCGCGCGCGACGAACTGGTGGCCTTCCACCGGCGCCTGTGCTCGGTCCGCGTCCTCGACCCCGCCTGCGGCACGGCCAACTTCCTCTACGTCACGCTGGAGCACCTCAAGCGGCTTGAGGGCGAGGTGCTGGACGCCATCGCGCAGTACCCCGGCCAGCAAACGCTCGACATGACCGGGGGCTTGACCGTGAGCCCGGGGCAACTCCTGGGGATTGAGTTCAACGCGCGGGCCGCCTCCATCGCCCGTGTCGTGCTCTATATCGGGTACCTCCAGTGGCACTACCGGACGTTCGGGAACGCCGACCGGCTCGACGCCCCGATCCTCCGCGACTACCGGACCATCGAGCACCGCGACGCCGTCCTCGACGCGGCCGACCGCGAGCCGGCCTACGACGAGCAGGGCAACCGCGCGACGCGGTGGGACGGCCGGACGATGAAGCCGAACCCGGCCGACCCGACCGAACTGGTCCCGGACCCGTCGGCGCGCGTGCCGGCGTACCGCTACGTCGATCCCAAGCCGGCCGCGTGGCCCGAGGCCGAGTTCCTCGTCGGCAACCCGCCGTTCGTGGGCAGCCAGAAGATGCGGGGGACTCTCGGCGACGGCTACACCGAAGCGCTGCGGTCCGCTTACAAAGACGAGGTGCCGGGCTCTGCCGACCTCGTGATGTACTGGTGGCACAAGGCGGCGGAGGCCGTCCGAGAGGGCTCGTCTGAACGGTTCGGGCTCATCACGACGAACTCGGCCCACCAGAAGCACAACCGGGCCGTGATCGCGAACCATCTCGGCGCCAAGCCCCCGCTCTCGCTCGCGTTCGCGGTCCGGGACCACCCGTGGACGTACGACCCCGAGGGCGCCGCCGTGCGGATCGCGATGACGGTCGGCGTGGCCGGGGAGGTCGACGGGCGGCTGGCGACGGTCGTGCGCGAGGAGAGGACCGACGAGTTGGGCCAGAGCGTCGAGCTGGCCGAGAGGGTGGGGGCGGTGTGGTCCGACCTCGCCATCGGGGCCGACGTGGCCGGAGCGGCGCCGCTGGAGGCCAACCGGGACCTCTCCTTTATGGGCGTCAAGCTCGTACAGCCTCGCGGCAACGTGCCGGGGTTCACGGTGACGCAGGGGAAGGCCCGCGACCTCGGGTTGGGCGCCGTCGAGGGCGCTGAGGCGGTCCTCCCCCGATACCGCAGCGGGAACGACGTGACGAAGACGAACCGCGACCTCCGCGTGATCGACTTCTTCGGGATGACGGCGGAGGCCGCCCGCGAGCGGTTCCCCGACGCGTATCAACACGTGTTGACCTACGTGAAGCCGTTTCGGGACCAGAACGGCCGGCCGAGCCGGCGAGAGAACTGGTGGCTTCACGGCGAGAGCCTACCAGCGTTTCGTCAAGCGGTCGCTGGCATCAGCCGCTACATCGCCACGGTCGAGACGAGCAAGCACCGCCTGTTCACGTTCCTCGATGCCGACATCCTCCCGGACGGCGGGCTGATCCTCGTCTGCCTCGACGACGCGTACGCTCTCGGCGTGCTGTCGAGCCGCTACCACGTTGTGTGGGCGCTCCGCGCAGGCGGGCGTCTTGAGGACCGGCCTCGATACAACCCAACGCGCACGTTCCAGCCGTTTCCGTTCCCAGCAGCGGACAAAGCGCAAACGCAGCGCATCCGCGAGGCCGGCGAGGCTGTCTACCGCCAGCGCGAGGCGCGCCGCGAGGCCCACCCGTCGCTCACGCTCACCGACGTGTACAACGTCCTCGAAGCCCTGAGTGATGAGCGCGAGTTGACCAAGAAGGAGCGGGCGGTCTACGAGGCCGGCGCCGTCGGCGTACTCCGCGAACTGCACGCCGAGCTCGACGCGGCCGTCGCCGAGGCGTACGGGTGGCCCAACGACTTGGAAGACGCCGAGGTCATCGAGCGGCTCGTCGCGCTCAACGCCGAGCGGGCCGAAGAGGAGGCGCTGGGCCGGGTCCGGTACCTCCGCCCGTCACACCAGAACCCCGACGCCGGAGACCAGGCGGGCCTCGACATCGAGGTCGCGTCGAAGCCGAAGAAGGCCAGCGCCAAGAAGGAGCCGTGGCCCCGATCCACACGCGAGCGGATCGCCGCCGTCCGCCGAGCGGTCGAGCGCTTGGACCGCCCGGCGGCCCCCAAGGAGGTCGCGAAGTCGTTCTCCCGTGCCAGAGCCGACGACGTCGCCGACGTGCTGGACGCGCTCGACGCGCTCGGGCACCTCCACCGCGACGAAGAGGGCCGGTACGCCGCATAAGAGCCACGCATGTCTGAACCCATCCACTGCTTCCTCGACGAGTCCGGCGACCCGCACTTCCCAGCAGGCGAATCCGGCCGCAGCACGTACTACGTGCTGGCGGCCGTCATCGTGGCCGACGGCAAGCTCGACGTTGTGCGCGAGCAGGCCGACGCCATCCGCCGAGAGCACTACGGCGACGGTGAGATGAAGGCGGGGAAGCGGTCCCGCCGGCGCGATGCGGAGCGGCGGAGGGCCGTGATCGAAGCCCTGGTGGGACTCGACGTCTCCTTCGCGGCCATCTCCGTGGACAAGAGCGCGCTGCTCGACGACGGGCCTCTCGCCAAGTGGAAACGGTCCTTCCTGAAGTACACCGCTCGGCAGCTCTTGCGCAGGCTTTACGGCAGCCACGACAACGTCCGCGTGGTCGCCGACGAGTACGGACGGGCCAACTACCAGGCCGAGTTCGACCGCTACGTCCGGGCCAGGCTGGGCCTGTTCGCAG carries:
- a CDS encoding class I SAM-dependent DNA methyltransferase, encoding MNPTDFIAKWRASGASERSNYALFFSELADVLGVPRPDPATDTPEADGYVIDRVVTTESGATNYIDLYRRACFVAEAKQGSDAPEATEAEKLGMDAPKRRRGTARRGTRGWETAMQKAKGQARRYARALPEADGWPPFLMVVDVGYCFDLYADFSGQGKAYVSFPNQQSYRIMLEDLEDEEVRETLRRVWMEPLALDPQRRSVAATRDLAKKLAKLAKSLEDAGNESDAVADFLLRSLFTMFAEDVKLLPEASFSDLLRRYRDRPETASKAIRSLWQTMKTGGFDGGIGDEVRHFNGPLFDDPSAPELTSPQLDLLIEAADAVWTDVEPSIFGTLIEQALNPIERHRLGAHYTPRAYVERLVVPTVVEPLREEWEAAQAAAQLEEDAGNEAAARDELVAFHRRLCSVRVLDPACGTANFLYVTLEHLKRLEGEVLDAIAQYPGQQTLDMTGGLTVSPGQLLGIEFNARAASIARVVLYIGYLQWHYRTFGNADRLDAPILRDYRTIEHRDAVLDAADREPAYDEQGNRATRWDGRTMKPNPADPTELVPDPSARVPAYRYVDPKPAAWPEAEFLVGNPPFVGSQKMRGTLGDGYTEALRSAYKDEVPGSADLVMYWWHKAAEAVREGSSERFGLITTNSAHQKHNRAVIANHLGAKPPLSLAFAVRDHPWTYDPEGAAVRIAMTVGVAGEVDGRLATVVREERTDELGQSVELAERVGAVWSDLAIGADVAGAAPLEANRDLSFMGVKLVQPRGNVPGFTVTQGKARDLGLGAVEGAEAVLPRYRSGNDVTKTNRDLRVIDFFGMTAEAARERFPDAYQHVLTYVKPFRDQNGRPSRRENWWLHGESLPAFRQAVAGISRYIATVETSKHRLFTFLDADILPDGGLILVCLDDAYALGVLSSRYHVVWALRAGGRLEDRPRYNPTRTFQPFPFPAADKAQTQRIREAGEAVYRQREARREAHPSLTLTDVYNVLEALSDERELTKKERAVYEAGAVGVLRELHAELDAAVAEAYGWPNDLEDAEVIERLVALNAERAEEEALGRVRYLRPSHQNPDAGDQAGLDIEVASKPKKASAKKEPWPRSTRERIAAVRRAVERLDRPAAPKEVAKSFSRARADDVADVLDALDALGHLHRDEEGRYAA